Genomic DNA from Rissa tridactyla isolate bRisTri1 chromosome 17, bRisTri1.patW.cur.20221130, whole genome shotgun sequence:
ACTCATGGGGTAGGCGTGGGGCACAGTCCGTGCAGCCATGGCGTGTCTGAGAAGGGGACCTTCCAAGCACTCACTGCCTCTGAGAGTGAAGGCTGCAGATTGCAAGGTTTTAATTGGGCGAGTTCCACAGGGAGGAGTGTGTGACAAAAAGATGGACCAAAATAGCCACGCACACAGGCCCCAGGATGCCTCGCCAGGGTGACGAGGGAAGCTTCTTGCTGCATTCCAGCAGGGAGTGCAGGCACTGCCTGCAGTCAGGGATGCCTCAGGAAAATCCCGCACCTTCTCCCAGCCTCTGAGATCCCCACCTTGAGCAGGGGGTGCAGGAGGCAAACAGGCAGCCAAGTACAGCAGGGAGGCACAGAGGTGAGCTGAgggaggctgcaggaggagaaagcaggacAGACCCCAGGCTCTTGCTGCCTGGGATGTCCCCAAAGGCAAGGGCTAGCAAGAAGGCTCACTGTTTAAGGAGTCCCTGACACTGGTCCTGTGGGCCCTAAAGCACCCCATGGGGACGGAGCAGTAGCTAATGCTCGCTGGTGTTTGATCAGGTTGTGCAAAGTCACATGAAGTCACTATCACACCCATCACCCCACTGTGAGCTTAGGGCCCAAATCAGCCCCTCCTGTACCCTACACAAAGGAGCTTGATTTTCCCAGAAGCTGAGCGGACAGCTCAAGCCTTTTGTTCCTATGAGTAGTGAAATACTGGAGGTAGTTAAGCAGGGCTAGACGGGATCCAGATCCCACTACTGACACCTCCATATCCTGAACCATGCTGCTGTAAGCTGGCTGTCCAGACCCTTCCTGGCCAGGGCTTTAGCACAATGTAATGAGACCTGGAGAAACACCTGTGCCAGTGATCACAAGTTAAGCAGGCATCTGAATCCAGCATAGATCCAGTTTTATTgaactggggggggagggaactGGGGAGGAGTAGTGCCCAGTTAAGCTCCTTGTACCCTGAAACCAGAGATTTGAGTCCATGTCCCTGCAGTATGAGAGAGCAGGTGCACTGCTGTTGATGTAATGGGGAATTGGAGAAGTTATTTATGGCCTGAGCTGTTGCACAGAGCAAATTCTTCTCCCTATTCTTGCAGGCAAGCTGAGAGGAAGAGGGTCAGACCCTTTTGCAAAGGACTGGTGGTCCTAGCAGTAAGAATGAAGTGCCTCTGAGCCAGTAATGGTATTTAAGTTGCAAGCTCTGAGGGGCAGAGACTAGCTCTTGCCCTTTAAGGACAGTTGCTAGGCTGAACCCATTCCCATGATGTAGACTCACAGGCAATgcaggaattaaaataaatgagtgAATTAAGACATATTAGGAGCATAATTATAGGAAGTCAGCTTACTGCAGGGCCACAGGCAGACAGAGGTAGCTTATATCCCTGAGAAGGCATGTCTCAGTGCAGTATCATGGAGGCTGTTGGCATGCACGGTTTATCTCTGCTCACATCCCTCTGGActactgagagagttgggctctTCTGCTCTCTCCAGCAAAGTGGTTTCTGTAGTAGGCAAAAAACAAGAGGTGTTGGGCTGAAGCTCTGTGGAGAAAGCCATTCTTCATTTGCACAAACACCAAAGGGCTTGCACTAAAGCAGCGGGGCTTACTGGGCTGCAGAGAGCCACACTGCCAGGGGTATCTCAGCAAAGACCTCCTGGGATCTTTCCTGTCCTCTGAATAAAGTAGACCTGTGGCTTCCTTTGCCTTGTGGAAAAGCAGAGTTCTTCTGAGACTGGTGGGTGATGTGGGGAGCTGAAGTCTCAGTGCTGGCAGTGGGAACAACGGCCCCTTGTAATTTTCCCTGTGAGCCAAAGATAGGAGCTGCATTGATCCTGCTGGCATCCAAAGCAGCTAGGAACATCCGCCAAGCCTGCCTGGGACTCAGCAGATAAACAGCACGTGGGGAGCGGGGCGGGTGGCTGGGCAGTTTGGCTTCTTGCTGCCCCATTAggctccttttcttcttctccccttccccctcctcctcagcagTGTGTTCAAATCCCCCAGACAGCTACTGGGCACTGCTGAAGGGACCAGCCCAGGAGTGGGACAATAAAATCCCTGACACCACTGTTCAAGAGGCctcggggggggggaaggccagGCCAGCTGCACGGGTATAAAGCTGTTCCACACTCCCAGCACAGCATTGCAGCACAGTTGTTTGCCGGGCTCCTCCAGCACACTCCAATGGATATCACCATTCATAACCCCCTGATCCGCAGACCTCTGTTATCTTGGTTGGCACCAAGTCGTATCTTTGACCAGATTTTTGGAGAGCACCTGCAGGAGTCAGAGCTTTTCCCTGCTTCCCCCAGCTTCAGCCCCTTCATGATGAGATCCCCCATTCTTCGGATGCCGGGTTGGCTGGAGACGGGACTCTCTGAGGTAATCTTCCCTTCTTAATGCTCTTTGTTATTGCTATGTGCACATCCTGATGGGTCTGGAGCTGGAGACCCATGAGAGCTGAGAGCTTGGAAGCTGCTTGTAGGTGGTTGTTAGGAAAAGGCTGGGGAAAAGGGTGCTGTGTTTgtgcctctgctcctctgcattAGGCAAGAACCTCTGCATGATCTGCTAATCATTTGTGACTGAGACCAAGTATTACCATAGTGTTGGGAATAAAGGCAAACTGAGCTGAGTGTGCAGCAAATGACTGTAAGAACTGATGGAAGAAAGTAGGAAGCCTAATTTTCCTGTCTGCTGTGCAAAACATTCAATCCCACTCTCTCCTGAGAAGTAAACAGCACAGAGATAGTGGGCAGGGGTAGTAGGATCCTCATGTCAGGCAGTGTGGGAGCTCATGGTTGCTGAGGAAAAAGGGACCTGTTTTAAAGAATCACTGCTGAGAACAGCAGCATTTGAAGTAAGATACAGGACCCAAAGGATCCTGAAGCAGCCATCTGCTTGCTTCAGGGGCTGAGCCAAGAGGCATGCAGTTCAAACAACCTTGCCTGTTCTGTGAGTCAACTGTCTTATTTACAAGTAAATTATAGAGCTATTCTAAGCCAAAGGAGAGAGAGcgaagtatttttttaatctttgcctaATGTTTCCTTTGATTTAGTGACCTGGGTCTCGCTATCCACTGAAGCAGCCATAATAAGCACCACAGATAAAAACATCTGTCTATCTCAGTGGAGAAATCTTCACAAATATTCTAGAAGGAGGAGGATGCACTTAGACTCCCAGGTTGAACTGTGGAAACCAGTAAGCCTAGAGCTGGCACAGAGGCTGCCTCCACATCCCAGAGCAGAGCTCCAGGATTCAGATTAAGAGAATCTCTTCCTCACTCCCAAGGAAAACATTTATCCCATATGATCAAGAGAAAGCATTCACATTTTAGATACTGGAGTGATGGGCATTAATGTAACAGGCTAGCAAGGGATGAAGCCACCCAGATCAGAATCACAGGATTGAATGAAGGTCAGACAGTGCATGTGTAGATACCAGCTTGAGCCTTGAACTGCTTTATTCTGAGAGCCTTTTTAAGCTGAAACCCTCACATGCTCTTTTCTGAAGCACCTCCTTGTTTTGCAGATGCGACTGGAGAAGGACAAATTTTCTGTAAATCTTGATGTGAAGCATTTCTCCCCTGAGGAGCTAAAAGTGAAGGTGCTTGGGGACATGATAGAAATTCATGGGAAACACGAAGAGCGCCAGGTACTTCTACTCCTACTTACCTGTGCAACTGATAAAGTCAGTGTGAACTTCCTCATCTATGGTTAAACAAGGAGACTGCAAAACAGTCCTCTCCTGTGCTCATCTCAAATACTTCTAATGTTTTTTATCAACCAATCCTAATGGAAGATGCTCTGTGCAAACCCTCCAGCTGAACCCAGACTGGGCAGCAACAGGGTGGAGATTTATTGCTGATGTTACATGAACTGTGAACTGACCTGGAAAATCATCTTTGAAATGGGCATTTCTGGGCCTCCCTCTTTCTGGGAAGAGGCTGGGAATGCAGGGACGCATTCAATAAGCTAACAACGAACTGTAATAATTAAACCACATAATGAATCAGTGCATTGCCCTGTTCCATTACCATAAGGCTACCCCTTCCTGAAAAAGGCCCATCTATTAGTTTGTAATCCTTAAAGGTTGTGTGCTACTGTCAGTCATCCCACTGCTTGTTGTCTCTGGAGACCTGTGTGGCAACTGGACAGGCAGAAGTCAAAAGCCCTGCCCAAAGCTGTATGTAACAGGGTTTGTCAGTCCCcatcttcccctctccccacccctgcctcACCTCCTTGCCAGAAGGAAACGAATAGGCACGATAAAGTAGCTATGTCACTGGAATTGTCAGCTCTAAGAGCTTGTGGAAGCCTGTAATCCTGACATAACTTCTGCAAATTATTTTCGCTAAGAAAATAACCAAGCACTATGGCAGATCTCAGCTCACTAGAAAGCAGTGTATTACCAGAGCTCTGGACAACATGTAGGCCTAGCTGCTGCATCTTAGGAATGACAGCATACCACTGTgcaatgaagccagtctctgccTGGCACAAGAGCTGGAACATAAAGCCTCCTCCTGTAAATAGTGTACCTCCTGTACCAGGGACCTGCAGCCTAAGCAGGGCAGTGTCTCACTTTGGCCAGTCTTGGCTCTTTAAAAAGGGCATCTCATAATAAAAACTCTTTTAACTTCCTGAAAAGTTCTCCTTTGAGAGCTGGAGCTTCCTGATCTCTGACTTTATGCAAAGGACCCATGGTTTAGGTAGAGCTGAATGAACATTTCTAATCAGGGctgttccttctcttctccttttgaaGGATGAGCATGGCTTTATTGCCAGGGAGTTCAACAGGAAATACAGGATTCCAGATGATGTGGACCCTCTGACCATAACCTCATCACTCTCTCTGGATGGTGTCCTGACTGTGACTGCACCAAGGAAACAAAGCGACGTCCCTGAGCGCACTATCCCTATCACCCGTGAAGAGAAGCCTGCCATTGCAGGAGCCCAAAGGAAGTAGGCTGCTATTTAAAGTCACCACGGGGGGCTATTCAAGAGCACTTTTCATCAGATGCCAACTATACTGAATGGCTACTCTTATTATTTATGCTGAGTAAGTTTACTAacaaataaaacatgaattagcagtttgtatttcttttgttttgagcaCTGAGCACAAGGGAGTGTTGGGTAAAGAAAGCTGGGTAAGGTTGCTGTGCAGGGAAACATACCCGGCATCATTCTTGCTTACAGCTTGAGTGACAGGTATGTCCAGGAGAGCCTGGTGTTCAGAAACACTTTGCTAGTTTCACTTTGTGTACTCTAATGTATTGCAAACATCTAATTGCATGAGCCTTTTCCCTCGGTGTTGCCACAGGATTTAAGAGTGTTTCACAAGCAACAGAAAAGTTTATCCAGTGGAGATTAGACTGGTAAAACAACTTCACGACAATCGAAACCCATTCAAAGTGTGGGTATTAGATAACAACTGAATGGAAGACAACTGTCTCTTAAATATCTCTAGAATGACTCATGTTATGGAAAAGCATCCAAGTGCTGCAACCAGTTCAGAGCAGTTGCAGACGAAAACCGAGTAGCTGCAGCAAACACAGATATAtccagagaggagaaaagcaccTGCTCTCACGGTGCAAATCACATCACTTTGAAACTATGTTGTCAGTGCCCTTCAAACAATGAACATGATCTGACATCTACAGTATTAATCTGATTTATGCTAACATTGTTGAGTGGTGCAAAACACTACTAAGACCTTCTCAAGTGTCATCATCTGCTTAACACCTCTCTTGAAAGGGATATGAGCATAAAAGAAAGTCTGTATTACTGGAATTGAATTTCTAAAATTCATCGCCAAAAAAGACAGACTGCCATAGATCTGTCACACAGATCATCAGACTCAATTAGGACCTGACCAGTTTTCTATGTTTCTTATATCTGCTAAGAAAAAAGTTATATTAGAAGGGATCAACTTAAATCTCAAATGAACTGAGAGGACACCCTTCTTCTTCCATGGCTTTAAGTGAGAAAGATAAAATGCGCACTCAGTGATGTGGGGACATCATCAAATACCCCAAATCCCACCTAATTGCCAAGATCTAGTGTTTCCTATTAGCTGGTTCTAATAAGGTCTTCCAGTTAAGTTGTTAGTTGGGCTAGGCTGACAGGGCGCAGGGTGACTGATGACTTGCAGTCACCTCTGCACagaaaacaaatgacagaaaCACACACAGGCTACAAACAGCTTGGAAAGCAGGAAGGACGTTTTTCACATGATGCTACGTTTGGCTTTAATGTGTGACAGGTCCTTTTGCTTGAAGGATATCCTTATAGCATTGCTAGCAGAGGCCTCCCGTTTTTCTGAAGGCATAGTCTGCAGACTGTCTTCAGTTCTCTTGCTTTTCCTGCATCCTTCTTGTTCTTTCTCTGTATGTTGgacacaaacaaagaaaatgcttctgtatGGAGACCTGTAGTCTATTGTGCAGCAGGACTGAGCAGTTGGGGTGAATGAAGGATGTTCCAACTCAGGGTGGTGGCCCTTGAAACTGATGATGTTCTCGTTCAAATCCTAAaaggataaacaaaaaaaaacttgagGAAGTGCAAAATAGTAAGAATATATTCAGAAAGTGCAGGTGAGGGAAATCTTTTCTGTAGTGCAGAGTTTTGTTAGGCTCAAACTCAGGAGCAAGAAAGGAGAATTTTGAGTGAAAGCTCATTGGGGATAAACATGATGAGGTTAGGTAGACGAGAACACTTGAAATGCAAATACCACTCCCTGAATGACTCGAAATACCTGTTCTGTGGTGGCACAGCAGCACAACTCAACAATGAGAAAATGACAGTAAACAATTCTCTCATGCCAAAGCACAAATGTCATTCAGAAGCTCCTCTTTAGCTACCCTACAGACGAGACTATGTTTCAGTTCTGTGCACATACTTTTTATTCTCTGATGTTGTTTCAAATCAGCAAgcatactgaaaagaaaaattcacatttcaCATGGCTAAATATAAgttaaaaaatttaatattttatatcttACAGGAAGACCAAAGTATCTCCTGTTGCACTACTACTTTCAAATCAGTCTAACCTAAGATCCCAGAGCTTTGGTGATGGCTTTTGATTCACCATCTGAACAGCAAAGGAGAGAGAGCTGGACCGGGGCCACTGTTACAAGGCCTCACTCAGTAAGACTGAGTTTAAACAGAAAAGTATTCCTCACATCTTTACTCCCGTAGCGGCACTGTTGCACGGCATTCATCACTGAAAACGGTCCtgacggggcggggcggaggccgggggcggggcggcatGACGTCACCAAGGCGCGATGACCTCACCAGCGGCCGTCAGCAACGTCATGAGGGAGCGTCGGCCTGCGTGCTGGCTGGGAAGATGGAGGCGGTGCGCCGCGTCCTGCTGCTCGGCGAGGGCAACTTCTCCTTCGCGGCCTCCctgtgcggggcggcggggacccaCGTCGTGGCCACTTGCTACGAGAGCGAAGAGGAGGTGtgcgggcgggggcgggccgcGGAGAGCATCCGGCGGCTGCGGGAGCGAGGTGGGTCCGCGCCGGCGGGGCTCGGCCGGgcggtggggaggaagggagggaagggtggtAGGGGGGGTCCTCGGGCGAAGCGACGTGGGAGGCCGGGACGGGGAGGGACACGGAGTGGGTAGTGCTCGGCCCTTGGGGGTACCCGCTCGTCTCGCAACGCTCGGGGCAAAGCTGCGGGGCGGCACGCCTGCCTTAAACCGGGGACCTGGCGCTGCCGTGCCGCCGCGGGAGCTGTCCAGGCACCTTAGAGATCTCCACCACTCCAGGCGTCTCAGGAGGACGCTTGCCGCGGGGAACTGGAGTTGTCCAAGAGGCTAAGTCAAATGCCCTAAAATCTAATCAGCCTGGAAtcgacaggctgagagtgttggggttgttctgcctggagaagagaaggctccagagagaccttgcagccccttccagtatctgaaaggggcctggagagggactttttataagggcacgtagggataggacgaggggtaatggcttaaaactggaagagggtagatttcgaTTAGATATCGGgaataaatttttcactatgaggatggtgaggcactggaacaggttgcccagagaagctgtggattccccatccctggaggtgttcaagggcaggttggacggggctttgagcaacctggtctagtggaatgtgcccctgcccagggcaggggggttggaatgagatgatctttaaggttccttccaacctaaaccattctatgattctattaaataGTTCTGAAACAAGCAGCCAGATAGCGGAAGTCTCTGCAAGAGAGCAAAGGGAGCCTAGACTTTCTGGTTTTCCTAATGCATATAAGTAGGAAGATGCCTGTCAGCTGCTGCTCTGATATGCTTAAAAATGAACTAGAGGACTTTAATTGCTACCGTTCTTTAAAAATTGCGGTAATGATAAACATCAGAGCCttgttttttgtttacttttgaagGAGCTGAAGTTGTGTTTTCTGTGGACTGCACCAAgctgaaggattattttttacCAGAAGAAAGAGAATTTGATTGTATTTATTTCAACTTCCCTCACTGTGGGAGAAAGGCTGGAGTGCTGAAGAACAGAGAACTGCTTGCCCGCTTTTTCCATAGGTGAGTAAACCAGAAGTATTTCTGTGCTAATTGACTGCTGTGATACAGATTTCTAGCTGTGTTATGGGTGTTTTTCTGGCACTATACATTTTCTGTGTGCGCTAGCAGCATTTTTCTTGTTGCCTGGCTTTTCTTACAGCTCCGCAGAAGTACTGACAGAGGAGGGAGAGGTCCATGTGGCTCTTTGCAATGGACAGGGTGGGACACCTGCTGATCAACCAAGGAGAGAATGGCACAACAGCTGGCAAATAGTGGCtgtggcagcaggagctggatttATCTTGAGTAACGTTCATCCATTTAAAGCAGAGACTATCCATGGATATAAGTGTACAGGTTACAGGTAACCGTTGCGTGGCAAAACTGAAAAGTTGATATTCTTGCTCTTATAATGCCTAGCACTAGTATGATCTTTTAATCTTGTTTCTCGGAGAGAGGAACTccctttaattttccttaaaatagcTACAGTTCTTTTTTGCCTCTAAGTAGAATAGCCaagattaaaatggaaaattcttGCCAATGTAGCCTctaaaaaataagattattttagGATTTTAAAGATCAAAACGGTCCATTTCAGAACAAATGTCAATCTTGGTCTAAAGACAGCAGGAGGACTGCGTTATGTGTATCTGCTTAGcagataatcacagaatcacagcatggttgaTGTTGGCAAGGACCTCTGGCAATCATCTAACCCTACCCCACAGCTCAAAGCAGAGCCAGCTAGAGCAAGTCGCTCAGAGACACATTCAGTCCCCAGGGATGGAGACTGCATGACCTTTCAGTGCAGCTTGTTCCAATGGACCATCTGCCCAGTACAAGTATGGTAGTGTTGCGTTTTTGTCACCTTGTAACAAGACCTGGTATTCAACAAGAGGTGTGTTAAAGAGAGTTGTCTGTGTAATGCTACTTGTGACATATTAAATATAGGAAACCATCGGTGActttgctctgcttttgtttattGTCAGGAGTCAAGATAAATCTTTCTGTATAGAGGGTGCTTTAAACCACATTTTCACACGAAGCACCCCACTTCCATATTTCAAACCTATGATCTGCGAGATAGAACTGGAAAGCCGAAAAGTTTCTTTCCAAGTACCACAGATACTTGCGGATAAAATTAATAGGTAAGTTTTATAACTAGCTTCTATTTGGCAATAACACACACTCCTGCTCTCAGTGGGAATGACGACCATAGGTGTCAGATAAAATGGAatttcctcattttccctccttcccccttttttatGTTCCATTTCTTCTTCAGGTCTGCTTCATGTTGGCTTGTGGTTATGGCCTACTTAAAAATAAGTCTACAGAACAAAAAGGAACTTTATAGTTGAGACCAAGTTGCTGTAGACCTGAATGCACAAATAAAGATTAAAACTTTAATCTGTTTTACTGtaccagggaaaaaaatcaagaattgaCTTGGTGTCTGCTAATACCACAATACTAAGGCTAGCTAGGGTAAAAAATGCTAATTTGATTCATTTCTGTAGTTTGGTAATGCTTGTACTGAGTGGAAATGGTGATGCTGACTGTTAAGTCCCATTCCTTTTTTACCAGTGAAAGTGCAGTTAATTCTTGATTGCAGACTGGGAACAAACTGCAGTGTCCTGAAAACATGTTAGCCATTGCAACACCTTTGATGAAAGACTTGGCTTGTTTAGGTAGTTACTACTGACTTAATATCTGAGATTTGTGTAGATTGCTGCACTCGAATTATGATCACAGAAGGGCATTTCAAGGAAGTATGTTTAGTCATGTCtaatttgtgcttttatttttcacaggggTTTCCTAGAACTAAATTCAAATCATCCAGTACAGACAGTAAAGGAGAAGCTCACTGCAGAGCTCAACAAAGCTTTTCCGTTACAAAACATTGattgctgcctttctctgctcCACCAAGGTCACCTCAATGGTGTTTGTCACTCAAATATCTTTTGGATCATTCTGAGTCCAGAGGAGTCT
This window encodes:
- the CRYAB gene encoding alpha-crystallin B chain; this translates as MDITIHNPLIRRPLLSWLAPSRIFDQIFGEHLQESELFPASPSFSPFMMRSPILRMPGWLETGLSEMRLEKDKFSVNLDVKHFSPEELKVKVLGDMIEIHGKHEERQDEHGFIAREFNRKYRIPDDVDPLTITSSLSLDGVLTVTAPRKQSDVPERTIPITREEKPAIAGAQRK